Sequence from the Prunus persica cultivar Lovell chromosome G5, Prunus_persica_NCBIv2, whole genome shotgun sequence genome:
CCCCTTTACAAAAGTGCAGGATTTCTTACTTATCAAAAGAGGGACAAAATGATGCTTATCTCGTCATTCTATCATTTGTTTCAGGACTTCCGCCAACTTCTGGATGATAATTTGGGCCTACTAGTTAAACTGAAAGACTTGATTATTGATTGGGTCCAAGAAGGATTTCAAGACTTCTTCAGGGCACTTGATGGCCACTTTCTCTTGCTTTCTGGCAAGAATAGTTCGGCCACTCAAGATCAGGGTTTGACAGAGGGAATACAAGATGACAAAGTTCTGGCTGGGCTTGTCCTTGTGCTGGCCCAAGTTTCTATTTTCATTGAACAAAATGCTATCCCGAGAATCACTGAGGCAAGTAGCCAACTATAAGAATTATGTTTCATGCTAAAAAAAGTGTCAATACTGTAGTTATATTTTCCCCCATATCCTCAGGGCTTGCATTGAAGTTTCATCTTCTAATTGTCAGGAAATAGCTGCTTCCTTTTCTGGTGGTGGTGCCAGGGGCTATGAATATGGACCTGCTTTTGTACCTGGAGAAATCTGTCGGATTTTCCACTCAGCTGGTGAAAAGTTTCTGCACATTgtatgaattaaaaaatttctgaattCTGAATTTTAGGTTATTCAAATGCATTTTATTCCTTGGGCCATGATTAAACCACTTTTATCTGTTACTTATACATTCATTTGATAACAAGTAATGTTTTGATCTTCTCTTTTCAGTATATAAATATGAGAACCCAGCGGATATCAGTTCTCTTAAAGAAGAGGTTTACCACCCCAAATTGGGTCAAGGTAAGCTTGTTGTAGggcaatatttcaataatAGGAAGTAGTTAGCATGTGGACTAAACCATTaatggcatgtttacttatCAGTAATGGGTATCGGAATGATTCCAATTCCTTCTTCCCATGTGTGGGTATTGGAATGATTCCAATTCCTTCCCCTGCGTTTACTTATACATACGGGATAAAGAATTGTGCATGGTAAAACCCTTAATCAAATACCCTGAACACGGAATCAGATCAACTTAGGGGGAGTAGTTGATCCGATTCCAATTCCTTATTCCCAAATTCTTAAGTTccccaaaataaatttacctACCAATGTAAATACTTTTGATTTTTACATTTTTGCAGCACAAGGAACCCCGGGAAGTTCATATGTTTGTTGATTTGTTTCTTCAAGAGGCaagtacattttttttatgctcCCCCATATATTGTTCTCTCTTGGAATAACAGTAAAGTTGAGGAGAAAATTGTTTGGTGCCTGATTTCTTAAATCTATTTAATGTTGTCAGATTGCATAaactttcctttctttcttgtgtTAGTTGGAAGTAATTCGAAGTGAAGTTAAGCAGATTTTACCTGAAGGGATTCGTAGACACCGACGGGCTGATAGCACTGGAAGCACTGCCTCATCACGGAGCAATCCATTACGAGAGGAGAAATTGAGTCGGTCAAACACCCAAAGGGCCAGGAGCCAGCTGTTGGAAACCCATCTAGCAAAACTGTTTAAGcaaaaagttgaaatttttacgAAAGTTGAGTTTACACAGGTAATGAAGTACTTTTTGCTCAAACGAATATTGGTACTGGTTTAGGAACAACATGAACTGTGTCTGCTTGCAAATTGCAGGAGTCTGTGGTAACAACCTTGGTAAAACTTTGCCTTAAAAGCTTGCAAGAATTTGTCAGACTCCAAACATTTAATCGAAGTGGATTCCAGCAAATTCAGTTGGATATTCAGTTCTTAAGGACTCCTTTAAAGGAAATGGCAGAAGATGAGGCTGCCGTTGACTTTCTGCTGGATGAGGTATTGAGAAAACCGTCTAGGCTCTGCATCCTGGACTCTTAACTTTGTATAGCTGCTCCACTTGAGTTCATATCTGTATATtggcttttcttttgaattgttaatgTTGGAAACCTCTAAGTTTGTATAGCTGGTCCGCTTTTGTTATATCTGTATATTGCCTTCtcttttgaattgttaatgTTGGAAACCTCACTCTTCCTCTCTAAACCTTTTAAGGACTCATTTCAAGAGGTGAGGGAGAGGGAAGGCGTTCCATTGCTCATGATTCAGAActtatgttatttttaaagacctttcctattgagaggggtgataatatactaaactcacacacactacacggatgCTAAGACTTGAACTCAGGACCTTGCCTAGAGGAGCAATTGCTCCATACCACTtcaggaaaaaataattggtTTGGGCTTCTTTTATTGAGCAGGTAATTGTTGCCGCCGCAGAGCGTTGTCTTGACCCAATTCCTTTAGAGCCTGCCATCTTGGACAAACTTATACAAGCAAAGTTGGCGAAGACCAAGGAACAGAATCCAAACACTCCGTAGCATCTTAAGGTGCAGAAATTTTGTGACCTTTCACTCTCTCTTAGTCTCCTCCCATGCTATATTCTTTAAAACTTGCTGTAGTTTCTAATTTGattatttggttttttcatAGGTTTAACTGTGTAAGACACGTGCGAAGAAAATGATTTTTCACAGGTTTCACTGAGGCTGAGGCTCTGGGATCCTCTTGATATTGAAAGGCATGTACAAGTCTTGTATTTGTTCTGGCTTTGGAATATCACTGCATCTGTAAATGCTTCAAGGCTGCAGTAGAACAAGTGCCAGAATTCTTTCAAATGCATGCTCATCATTCACTCGGCAAATGACATTTTCTTAAGAGTCAATTATATTCCCTTGCTTGAAATGACACTATTCTTTCCTCATGTTTTGTATGTAACATGACAATTTGCTAACAGATAATATCATTAGTAAATAATGTTTCTTTTAATGCCCGAAATAGGCcccttttattttgaaaaataaacacacaAAGGAAAGATACAAGAAGAAAGGACCAAAGGAGAAATGCATCAAACTGGCACCATATTCTAGAACTTCACATTGCACCAAGCGCTACATTTTTGCGGTTTTATTTAACGAATGTTGTCTATGAGATTTGAATTCTCCGTccctttttcttccttgtacgataaaaataaatctcaTCATAAAAATAAGGTAAGTTACAATTAACAAAGCATTTTATCCAATGAGAATGACACATCGAGCATGCAGAGCGTGAGAGGAATTCACTAACTTGGGTCAATTTGGGTTTTCAGATCTCTGTCCATGTCCTCCCCTTCTTGTCTCTCTGTTAGAACCCAATCATGACAGCTCACTTACCATTTAATTATCAACCCATCTATTTCCAATTCTTGTTGTAATGAGAGTTCTGAAAACACGGGTTTAGTCAAGTTGGATAGAGCAGATGTGCTTCCCATTTTGTACCCGAGTTCAAATTCCTACCCTCGTAGTTTAGATTAGcttaaaatagaatattacttaatatcaaaaaagaaaagaaaaaaagagttctACAAGCTCCTTTTGAGAAAGTTTGTTAGCACTCTTTTGGACTGCTAACAAGATTAATATTTGGGCCTTCAGCCATTGTTTTTAAGTGAAATAGAGAGATCTAGACTGGCCCGTTGTACGGTCCAGTAAACCACATAACCAAAGAATGCCAGAGCGGCAGAGGCCGTCTCTTTCTTTATCCTTCTTTCCCGATAACTAATAATTCTTAATCAAAACTTGAGATATCAAACAAGCAAAAGCATCGGTATCATCGAATCCATAAAACTTTTCTTCAACTCCCAACAGTCTTAACGCTCATTCCACTCTCTTTTTTGTTGGTGTGCTGAGGGTGCAAAGTTGCAAACTTCAAACTGCAAACCATGACTGCTATTGCCAATTCGCTGGCTTTGACTACAAATCCTCATGTCCAGCTCTCTTCTGGTAATTTCCCTCGTGATCTAATCAAACTGCGTTTGTTGGATTCTCAGCtcaatttttatataagcaaTGCTCTTGCTTGCAAGTGttcttgcatttcaatttGATGGTTACTTAACTTTTTTGCTTTAAATGAAAGATGAAAGATGCAAATGGGCTGTCAATGATTTCATTTTGGATTAGTGTGTGTGATATGGAACCTAGGGGATTTGCAGATGACTTTGTTCTTTTACAGTTCGTGTTTGAGCCCGAAATAAGAACAGAAAGCAATCTTATATTTCCCAAGTTAGTAGTGCCTTGCAAGCCAGGAGAAAAGGCCTTGTTTCTATGCAGCTTTCCTGAGCTCCAATTAAATTACTGTGTAATTTTATGTAAATTTATGGCTATTTTTTCtgcattttttgttgttattaaAACTAGGGCATTGAATCTGAAACAAATTGGCAATAGCTGTAGAGACCCAGGAACTTATATTTGTGAGGCTAGGCTTAGGTTAGGTTTCCCAAGTGAGATTTACACCCTGGGAGTAAGCTGAAATAGCTAACCATCTGCAAATGGTAGTGGAGTTTATTCCAAAGATCTATAGCTGATGTAaggttatatatatgtatacattaTTTTCCCATTAACTAAGTGGTTAGTATCAGAATTCACTGAACGTTCTTCTGGCATTTTCCATATCAGCAATGAGTTTATTGCTGCACTTAGTTTCTGTTTATGCGCTGGATTTCGAATAATGTTGCTTTTTCTGTTCCTGTGAAATTCTTCACCAGGGTCTCCTCTGAAACCATCACAACAATATCTTGGGAGTGTGGCCCCTACAAACTTGTCACTCAATTCAAAGCATATTGGGAAAGCTCAGCTATCTACCTCCAAGAGGTCCTTCACAGTTCAGGCTGGATATAGGTATTCTGTTTGTCCTTGCATTATAATCCTGATTCTGATAtgtgttttgggttcttgttTGTGATCCGGACATGCTAGTTGTATAATGCAAAATGCATGGTAGCTGCTGATTTATTTGCTTTGAGTACGAGTTTCTCATTTGAGTCCTGCAGTGTGGgatttgtatatttttcagACAAAATATGTATGTCTATTATACATTTGAATATGTTAATTATTGTTTCTCAAACTGTTAAATCGCAATAGATATAAATCTGGGAATTGGTTGagactaatttttttattttttttttccagtaagacgatattaaaaaaaggaaataattcTTAATATTACCACTGCCTGGTGGCTTGTTGATTCTTCAAGATCtcagttttcctttttatgtTTGATTTCTTCCCCATATCCATATAATGTCCTGGCTATTTATATAAAACATTGACCTCACACGTACTTGGAGTCATGACTGCATTAAGGTAACAAttagttattaataaaactttTCTACTTTCCATGTTTCCTGGGATTCAATATTTGTTTGCAGAAGGAATATGTATACTGGATGTAGCTCAACTAGTTCATCCAACAATATAGAAATCAAGGAATATAGTCAACTCACCCTAAACCCTGAAATAATGATATCAGAGTCTATTATTATATGTCTCATTGTGTCTTCCTCTAGAGCACAATCCGCTGTTTAATTTCATTTGCTCATCATAGGGTAGTTTGTTCAGTAATGAAtggtaatattttcatttccccAGCCATCATTGGTGGTGCTTTCACGATCTAGCAATATTGTAGATATGATACTGTCtgttgaaattcaattttgtattttaatatgtcaTTTTCAGTTTTATCACATGTTTACCTTTCAATGATATTCTAATGACAGTCTCTGCTTGTGTAATTACAGTGATGGCGGTAGGTCAAACAGTTCAAGCATCTTCATTAGTGGCTTTGTTTTGGGAGGACTTATAGTTGGCACACTGGGTGCTGTATATGCACCTCAGGTTTCCACTCATCGATTATGATTGTTTTATGCAAATGCTTATATGATCATTATCTTGTATTGTGCTACTTTATATCTATGTTATTCATCAATCAATTATTACCAATTGTTGAAATGTGTATATTTTAAGACTAACGAGTTACCTACTTTGAAATTTATGCAAGTCTATACTATGTACCTCACAAATTTGCCATGGTTGGGTTCTGTGATTTGTAAATTTTGCTGTTTGTGGGCTACAGAGTTTACTTTACTTGATGGCCTCTTGCATTAAGcccaaaaatgaaaagcatTTTTCTCactgagaattttttttctatcaaCAGATCAGTAAAGCACTGGCTGGAGCTGACCGGAAGGATCTAATGAGAAAACTGCCCAAGTTCATATATGATGAGGACAAAGCTTTGGAGGTGAGAAAGCTCCCTTGctgtttttctgtcttttagttttttttttcttttccatatgTTCAGCATTGTTGGAGATGCTGAAGTGCTATTTTGTTGTTATTGCTATGTTGTCCactttgtttcagtttctatcaaatattttttcactaaTCATTGTTTGCCAAAATGCTCGGTTAATGTTTGCTATAGATAGACTCTTGTGATTCTAATCCCATAATAtcctattttctttattttatgtttactGGAAAGATCACATTATGCCTTATTTGCACCACAGAAAACACGAAAGGTACTGGCTGAGAAGATAGCGCAGCTGAACTCTGCTATAGATGATGTTTCTGGCCAGCTCCGATCGGAAGATGAACCAAATGAAGTACCCGTGAGCTCTGATGAAGTTGAAGCTGTCATATGAGAAGCTCCCATCAGAATCTGTCATGTATTTCAGTGTTTCAGTATTTGCCCAATAATCAGTGTAGTTTTGTTCTTCTATGTGGGAGCTCCTAGTTTTGGTCAATGTAATTGTACCCTCTGGTCCCAAAATTGCTAATATTTGGACGATGACGAatttaggaaagaaaaaaaagctgtTTTTTGCTGTCTGCATTTGCTAGTACGGcctataataaataatatatttgttatatatattttaaaaggaaTTACAAAACAGCGGGGACCTGAGTGATGTTGAATTCAGTATCCGTTATTTGTGGTTCAGATCTTCAAGCCTCGAGAGTTGCTGTTTTGCTCTCTTAACCAAAGAAAGTAGATTGTAAGGGCATTCTAGGAAAACAAGTTGGGGAATAACCTGCGGTTCATATTTTGGAAGCCTTGCAAATAGACATGATCTTATCTCCTATATCTTCATGTACCATGCTATAACCACAAGTTcctttaattcaatttcaaccatattttaaaataagggAATGTTCAGATTACTAAAGGCACGAATgtaactgtatatatatatatatagtggcAAAGTCAGTCCCTTAGCTTTAGTTGCAGCCATGGCCTCACACGCAGCTCTAGCCTCTACAAGAATCCCAGCCAACACCAGGCTGCCCTCCAAGTCCTCGCACTCTTTTCCCGCTCAATGCTTCTCCAaggtctttctctctctcgatGTTCGTGGTGTCACGCTTTTATTAGCTTCCTGGTTTGATATAATTTGCTTACTCTTTTTGTGCAGAGGCTGGAAGTTGGTGAATTTTCGGGTCTAAGGTCCAGTTCATGTGTGACCTATGCAAGCAATGGTAGAGAGACATCCTTCTTTGATGCTGTGGCTGCACAACTTACTCCCAAGGTTTTATCTtcccatttttttcatttcattaagCAACATATGTGTTTGATTGAACAGATATCAGATTGTTCACTAAACCTGAATTCATATTTTGAGcacctgaattttttttgaattcagTAAGGCGTAGTGATACATTACAAATCTACAAGTGCTATATATGCCATGCTTGCTTACTATAGCACGTAAACTTATCCTGAGATTATATATCCAGAAAATTCTTTGCTGGACACTCCACAATGACCAAAATATACGAAAGTGCTAATGTTGATCAACGCTATGTTATTGGGGTGGATTTTCTGCTAATTACTTTCGTACTcataacttttgttttgtttaatgcaTAGCAGACTACAGGACCAGCTCCTGTTAAGGGAGAAACAGTGGCCAAATTGAAGGTGGCAATCAACGGATTTGGTCGTATTGGCAGGAACTTCCTCCGATGCTGGCATGGCCGGAAGGACTCACCTCTTGATGTCATTGTCGTCAATGACAGTGGTGGTGTCAAGAATGTAAGGGAACTTATGAGTATTAATTTATATAGCTTAATTTAACATGCTTTCGGAGAATCATATTGGTAAAATTATAttacattaaaatttaatttaatctcAAATACAGGCTTCACACTTGCTGAAATATGATTCAATGCTGGGTATTTTCAAAGCAGACGTTAAAATCGTGGACAACGAGACCATCAGCGTTGATGGCAAGCCTGTCCAGGTTGTCTCTAGCAGGGATCCCCTGAAGCTTCCTTGGGCTGAGCTTGGCATTGACATTGTCATCGAGGTAATCGATTGCTGTGCTGAGACTAGAATATCAAGAATAAGGATGCCAGATATCTATTACAAAAGAACTGCAATCTTTAATTAGCTTGGAGCCTCGGATAATATTGTAAATAGTACCTTATTATACAACATAATTGGATAACCTACAGGGCACAGGAGTCTTTGTTGATGGCCCTGGTGCTGGTAAACACATCCAAGCTGGTGCCAAGAAAGTTATCATTACAGCTCCAGCAAAAGGTGCTGACATTCCTACCTATGTTGTTGGGGTGAATGAACAAGACTATTCCCATGAGGTTGCCAACATTGTCAGGTCAGTATTCTCAAATTGATTAGCGAGATAGGGAAAAAACCATAACAATTATGACTCTGCTTGAGTAAATTGACTAAATATTCTAGAGGtataaaatttgtgtttgtgtgttcTGCAGCAATGCTTCTTGCACCACAAATTGCCTGGCTCCTTTTGTAAAGGTCTTGGATGAAGAATTTGGTAAGCAGTCGTTCGTATTTTCAGCATGAATCCAAACGGCACACCTTCGAGGACTAATTCTTTGTTTGTCATGAAAACTTGCAGGTATTGTCAAGGGAACCATGACAACTACTCACTCCTACACCGGAGACCAGGTAATGAATGGCACCTTCATTCTCCTCTGCATATAGATTTTGTTCTTGCCTTACAATCAAAATGCACTCAAGGATTGACATTTTGATGTCCTGACGAAGGAACAGTTGTAATGAGTAATACCTATGGGGGCATTCAAAATCAAGTATAAATTATTTATGGCGTACTCTGTGTATGCATGTGCAGAGGCTCTTGGATGCTTCACACCGGGACTTAAGGAGAGCCAGAGCAGCAGCACTCAACATAGTTCCCACAAGCACCGGTGCAGCCAAGGCTGTGTCTCTGGTGCTGCCTCAACTCAAAGGAAAGCTCAATGGAATTGCCCTCCGTGTGCCAACACCTAATGTATCAGTGGTTGACCTTGTGATTAATGTTGAGAAGAAAGGTATTTCAGCAGAAGATGTCAATGCAGCCTTCAGAAAGGCAGCCGAGGGACCACTGCAGGGCATATTAGCAGTGTGTGACATTCCTCTTGTGTCGGTAGACTTCAGGTGCACCGATGTTTCCTCCACCATAGACTCCTCCTTGACCATGGTCATGGGTGATGATATGGTCAAGGTGGTTGCCTGGTACGACAACGAATGGGGATACAGGTGAGTCCACTCGTTATAAATCTAGAAAGAGTTTTTCATTGAACAAAATTAACGTTGCATGGAATGTTAGTCTAAAACTATTCACTATATATTCAAGCTCAACTGTGTCTTGATCTTCCTGTGGATTATTATTTCTGGCAGCCAAAGGGTTGTGGATTTG
This genomic interval carries:
- the LOC18777702 gene encoding uncharacterized protein LOC18777702, with protein sequence MTAIANSLALTTNPHVQLSSGSPLKPSQQYLGSVAPTNLSLNSKHIGKAQLSTSKRSFTVQAGYSDGGRSNSSSIFISGFVLGGLIVGTLGAVYAPQISKALAGADRKDLMRKLPKFIYDEDKALEKTRKVLAEKIAQLNSAIDDVSGQLRSEDEPNEVPVSSDEVEAVI
- the LOC18776538 gene encoding glyceraldehyde-3-phosphate dehydrogenase B, chloroplastic; amino-acid sequence: MASHAALASTRIPANTRLPSKSSHSFPAQCFSKRLEVGEFSGLRSSSCVTYASNGRETSFFDAVAAQLTPKTTGPAPVKGETVAKLKVAINGFGRIGRNFLRCWHGRKDSPLDVIVVNDSGGVKNASHLLKYDSMLGIFKADVKIVDNETISVDGKPVQVVSSRDPLKLPWAELGIDIVIEGTGVFVDGPGAGKHIQAGAKKVIITAPAKGADIPTYVVGVNEQDYSHEVANIVSNASCTTNCLAPFVKVLDEEFGIVKGTMTTTHSYTGDQRLLDASHRDLRRARAAALNIVPTSTGAAKAVSLVLPQLKGKLNGIALRVPTPNVSVVDLVINVEKKGISAEDVNAAFRKAAEGPLQGILAVCDIPLVSVDFRCTDVSSTIDSSLTMVMGDDMVKVVAWYDNEWGYSQRVVDLAHLVASKWPGTPQAGSGDPLEEFCKTNPADEECKVYEA